In the Opitutia bacterium genome, one interval contains:
- a CDS encoding VCBS repeat-containing protein, whose product MSKRLALILLAIVSCVKALGLSWTVNGVSATYNGGRSYSITLPAGTTTANVVCDPTGISGDHTYMRYTFNGALALADVPGWWAVPQDQPQSYWTGDGTWEWRPPQTMSKTISGFSGPFRVIVEGENYDWTQSYVLNVNVPVVPNRALTISAPSTVNAGQTFSVPVTASTTASDGEQIGFFHAEYSTNGGASWTGFCYDANVGTSATRTATITAGGVGSTILVRTRIAFRGGASGDVDYANNAIDWGGSWGAWQSPPAKIATISVANRAPSVPVLTPSSTSVQFGQTITFTYSGSDPDNNLAYANLWITSAGLSQWNWVLANGTIVAGNGQYSSGNAIATSSGGGAVSGSVVYRHAVATGSLSVSLGVIDAAGAAVNTPAATVTIAKATPTGTFGGRSFSPGGATYSVQASDLNAVFSNPYSGAVAAPTGTPTYSIVAGGSGTVAAGTALAAGGSYTVRASYAGDGNYNAATVDAVWTVGKANQSTVTISPASQTVATGATVNFTASGGGVGGYSWGGSSGATGSGASKSVTFPTAGTYTVTVSSPGDANYNPSNTATATITVATPIATTFSVTPTAFTYTGAAQGPTITPTPAAATFTTTGTATATNAGTYSVTANASGLYTGTSGAISWTINKAAATISLGGLNQGYTGSPISVVASTSPAGLPVSVTYNGSSTPPTARGSYSVSATINDANYQGSATGTLVIGQGAATVSLSNLNQTANGSPRSVTVTTNPSGLPVVVTYDGGSTVPSAAGFYAVVATVNDSNFQGSATGTLTIANPNAASGGTVTTSGGYTIHTFTGNGTFTVNSPIVVDAVVVAGGGGGATQHAGGGGAGGVVVANTVSVSPGSYTVLVGFGGSGNTGYNAFSTGYNGLAGGNSNVFNLWAIGGGAGGNPAGSGGSGGGSSYPTPDQGGDGTSGQGYSGNRSSTGDTVNGGGGGGAGGPGNGVTGGAALATWAGTFGGGGGGGFAGGAGGGAGAGAGGSGGSNGGNAAANTGSGGGGGGNFEGKGGNGGSGIVVIRYHTPNSTPSRLVLSLSGPTLSYNSTYQHYVLWSENPITFTSTLQDTEGGLVDHTLRYQQVTGANPIDAQWVVMGNHTPSNPFNSTKQATITIQTPGRWDFNSFGHDGVNSHPGDSLTVWVYGNTNAANFVSQTINGQEITGSTLTLGSGDAGGVGTAVIKMRNTGSKPWQKVDAQFNTPHRLRAIGPQPTVWGGTAGLTREMTEAQVDPQSFPGDNDTATFNFTFPIPQTPGQYVYQWKMVEDGVPGDPFFESATPLLTITVVDTTAPTLPAYTASPVSGRTDTGFTLSWNASTDNVGVTGYEASIARADQPNQPLQTLSIGAPGTTAAFTGLLQDTEYVARVRARDAAGNWSAWTNTQSVRTRLNPLGDFDGDGMLNGWEEDNGLNPKSASDAFVDGDGDGFTNVAESNLGKNPNVYDAGTSTLGNTIPGGWDIADARPSVAVGATKGDLNVDKSGALTYSVPIWVTPGTAGMQPQVSLNYSSQAGVGIAGFGWSLGGVSAITRGPQTKMIDGRNKGVTLTADDRFYLDGQRLLAISGTYGYANTEYRTELDSISKIVSYGSRGTGPAYFKVWTKAGLIIEFGNSDDSAFDAWGKSEVMSWNVSRISDTKGNYMTFVYTEDAANGVHRLAQINYTGNGSVTPYASVRFEYENRSDWSSGYIAGSPVSNLVRLKRIKSCFGESVARTYTLDYLERQFTGRSLLASITEAGADGKAYPPLNFSYNENDSGWQEVNNFLPPYFLADNANGGKPAGSGFVDLDGDGRVDFVAKRENSSGTVWANYAKRNTGSGWVDASGFLLPFRLANQDEADDQGSRFVDLNGDGLIDFVWSKQASGGRNQGSGAVLNTGVDWQAAPQWALPAPIARDTFGHRSGRFLDVNGDGRVDFVAFFGTAGYKVWVYLNNGNGWTFDAGYSSIAIPTSDDNLGNYRPRFIDLNGDGLVDIAAHFLAADGIHLTQAWLNTGSGWTSAPSFQPPEILDSSEQKAAGSEFADVNGDGLPDVVWYREISGGMRRGVAINTGTQFVQSTGYFDAFAPPSPLSRDGAFNAGSAFIDVNADGIADLLTCRQFTGTEPVQREVQFGNGHGWAWAGTGHPAGLPYLLLQGTTNAGVAQVGADFVDLNGDGVVDVLWYRRHSDNSTFGSAQINKARPTADRMSSVSNGLGVVANITYDSLMNPAVYTKAANNDDLADTYPDTTERAKVLNVIGPMYVVSVVSHEAGGGVWHNFEYSYANLRTHRDRGSLGFGRMKIKNNTTDVRTITTFRQDYPFVGQASYAKVTRVNDAGPLLSESTTTWAEKQLNTGAAYPTRLLYATTVVQKTYDVGTQSNYLTTTTTSGVPDDYGNVGTITVGTSDGFTKTTTSTYLTADTTRWILGRLDTATVTSTGPSGYTAVTRASSFTYDADGLLKTESVQPGDFTYGVTTQYDYDSFGNKTKVWVINTDRSVDSSGNYVLGGPTWRTTETAYDSNGRFPVWTKNALGHQENYTNYDQSLGVLKSMTGANDLPTDWSYDGFGRKLLEVRADGTQTITTYKWVSGYLADATYCAETESTGTAPARVIYDKYGRARWSQAINGDGKIVYQQTTYDSLGHVSGSSVPYFNNGSTIHWTSTTYDLLDRPLTVTTPDDENGTQTTTYAYSNFTTTATDPKGRVSETVKNSQGWTLSNTRNKNAAGSAPATTVTYSYDAIGNLLSTNAAGAITTLTYDIRGRKTSMVDPDMGTWHYRYNGFGELIWQKDAKGQIVTLSYDALGRMNSRVEPEGTTTWNYDSATRPGTSAWRGKLASVTAPGGYTETYDYDSLGRPSTTWRTVPGSPFSGTESRYFVTQTYDSAGRPATTIYPTQFRTRNVYNQFGYLKEVRQYLASDNGKANSQLQGFIYWMADSYDSAGRVNGELYGNGLANDRFYSAATGRLRTAAIGRGTETAAPYSIQYLQYTYDQVGNVLTRSDGPTARSETFAYDGLDRLLTHTLSISGTAQATVSVTYDAQGNITSKSDAATTYTYGSSRPHAVTAVSGGALGSQSYGYDDNGNMTSGGGRTITWTSFNQLLRADMTGGKFSEFAFGAGHERVKQTSNLGTTTYIGALFERFTPTGSGAITEDKHYIFTPTGRVAVVTQRSNMTSDTRWFHTDGLGSITAVTNEAGAIVKRFAFDAWGKRVAPSTNGVITTNASTGTTASGGFTRGYTDHEQLDDLGLIHMNGRVYDPVLGRFLSADPYIDGAYDSQSYNRYSYVNNNPLSHTDPSGYFKLKDALKIVAIVVVGVVTAGAGLVAIGAASSLWAGMGMVATMSFGTGWAGFAAAVTAGAGFGFGSGFAGSLLNGGSIGDAFKAGLIGGAIGAVTGGITFGINASGIGGLGKMLAHGAAQGAVSEATGGEFRHGFIAGLATGAMGPSISAAAKQNWFAGMIIQALVGGTASELGGGKFANGAVAAATFYALGSPPSRSQLSPSAMAKGVGVAGKVVIDRVIGENYGKAWRDMLNFGAWGKGKTGGVLSGELNKGVAESQQKAWAQTPSPADNGMHAWHAGSNAYAAQKLGLIGAPIIALGGIYHETPFDWGSFSAEQSAQGTVNHAIDSVMDIVANMFGMTVGYVYPGVEGWDNAVKWGNRIPGPGDPDPHGKGGGGYAGNPSDAW is encoded by the coding sequence ATGAGCAAACGTCTCGCTCTCATCCTCCTTGCGATTGTATCCTGCGTGAAAGCGCTTGGACTTTCGTGGACGGTCAACGGTGTATCTGCCACCTACAACGGTGGGCGTAGTTACTCGATTACGCTGCCTGCCGGCACCACGACGGCGAACGTCGTTTGCGATCCGACCGGAATATCCGGCGACCACACCTATATGCGCTATACTTTCAATGGCGCGTTGGCATTGGCTGATGTGCCCGGTTGGTGGGCGGTGCCGCAGGACCAACCGCAGTCCTATTGGACCGGCGATGGCACCTGGGAGTGGCGGCCCCCTCAGACAATGTCGAAGACGATCAGCGGATTCAGCGGTCCGTTTCGCGTGATCGTCGAAGGTGAGAACTACGACTGGACCCAATCGTATGTTTTGAACGTCAATGTCCCAGTTGTTCCGAACCGCGCGTTGACGATCAGCGCACCATCGACTGTAAATGCGGGCCAGACTTTCTCCGTGCCCGTAACGGCCTCAACAACGGCGAGCGACGGAGAGCAGATCGGCTTCTTCCATGCGGAATACTCCACAAACGGAGGCGCAAGCTGGACTGGGTTTTGTTATGACGCAAACGTCGGCACATCTGCGACCCGGACAGCGACGATAACCGCAGGTGGAGTGGGCAGCACGATTTTGGTGCGCACGAGAATTGCCTTCCGCGGCGGCGCTTCCGGCGACGTGGACTACGCGAACAATGCCATCGACTGGGGCGGTTCTTGGGGAGCGTGGCAGTCTCCGCCCGCCAAGATAGCGACAATTTCGGTGGCCAACCGAGCGCCCAGCGTGCCGGTGCTCACGCCTTCCTCCACGTCCGTCCAATTCGGGCAGACCATCACCTTTACCTATTCGGGATCGGATCCGGACAACAATTTAGCCTACGCGAATCTCTGGATCACAAGCGCCGGCCTGTCCCAGTGGAATTGGGTGCTGGCGAACGGGACCATCGTCGCCGGGAACGGACAATATAGCTCGGGCAATGCCATCGCTACGTCCTCCGGGGGGGGGGCGGTGAGCGGGAGTGTCGTGTATCGCCATGCCGTGGCTACGGGTAGTCTTTCGGTGAGTCTTGGCGTGATCGATGCGGCGGGCGCGGCCGTAAATACCCCCGCCGCCACGGTGACAATCGCCAAGGCGACGCCGACGGGCACGTTTGGTGGACGCTCATTCAGTCCCGGCGGCGCCACCTATTCGGTGCAGGCCTCGGACTTGAACGCGGTATTTTCGAACCCGTATTCGGGCGCCGTCGCCGCTCCGACAGGCACGCCGACTTATTCGATCGTCGCGGGTGGGTCCGGCACAGTTGCGGCTGGGACGGCGTTGGCGGCAGGTGGGAGCTACACCGTGCGCGCGAGCTACGCGGGCGACGGCAACTACAATGCCGCGACGGTGGACGCGGTATGGACTGTCGGGAAGGCGAATCAGAGCACCGTCACGATTTCGCCCGCGTCGCAGACTGTCGCGACCGGCGCCACCGTGAACTTCACGGCCAGCGGCGGCGGGGTCGGGGGCTACTCGTGGGGGGGCTCGTCCGGTGCGACCGGCAGCGGTGCGAGCAAGTCCGTGACTTTCCCGACCGCCGGCACCTACACGGTGACCGTGAGCAGTCCGGGGGATGCAAATTACAACCCGTCGAACACCGCCACCGCCACAATTACGGTCGCGACGCCGATCGCCACGACGTTCTCCGTCACCCCGACCGCCTTCACCTACACGGGGGCCGCGCAGGGCCCGACGATCACACCGACGCCCGCAGCGGCGACTTTCACTACGACGGGCACCGCAACGGCGACCAACGCCGGCACCTACTCGGTCACCGCGAACGCGAGCGGCTTGTATACGGGCACATCAGGCGCGATCTCGTGGACCATCAACAAGGCGGCCGCGACAATCTCGCTGGGCGGCTTGAATCAGGGCTACACGGGTTCGCCGATTTCGGTCGTCGCCAGCACTTCACCGGCAGGCTTGCCCGTTTCGGTCACCTACAACGGAAGCTCAACTCCTCCGACGGCGCGTGGCTCCTATTCAGTTTCCGCAACAATCAACGATGCCAACTATCAGGGATCGGCTACGGGAACATTGGTGATTGGGCAAGGCGCTGCCACAGTGTCTTTGAGCAACCTCAACCAAACTGCGAACGGCTCGCCGCGAAGCGTCACGGTCACGACCAACCCGAGCGGGCTTCCTGTCGTGGTGACCTACGATGGAGGATCCACGGTTCCGAGTGCGGCGGGTTTCTATGCGGTCGTGGCGACGGTGAATGACTCCAACTTCCAGGGCTCCGCCACCGGAACCCTGACGATTGCCAATCCGAATGCCGCAAGCGGCGGAACGGTCACAACCAGCGGTGGCTACACCATCCACACGTTCACGGGGAACGGAACATTCACCGTCAACTCACCGATCGTTGTCGATGCGGTGGTGGTCGCCGGTGGTGGCGGCGGCGCGACCCAGCACGCCGGCGGTGGTGGCGCGGGTGGCGTCGTAGTTGCGAACACGGTGAGCGTTTCTCCCGGATCCTACACCGTGTTGGTTGGATTCGGTGGCTCCGGTAATACGGGCTATAACGCCTTCAGCACCGGTTACAATGGTTTGGCCGGCGGAAATTCGAATGTCTTCAATCTGTGGGCTATCGGCGGCGGAGCTGGCGGCAATCCGGCCGGCAGCGGCGGCTCTGGCGGTGGCTCGAGCTATCCCACCCCGGACCAAGGTGGCGATGGCACCAGTGGTCAGGGCTATTCCGGCAATCGTTCCAGCACGGGAGACACCGTCAATGGCGGAGGCGGTGGCGGTGCCGGCGGGCCGGGCAATGGCGTCACCGGTGGTGCCGCGCTGGCTACGTGGGCCGGCACGTTTGGTGGCGGTGGCGGTGGCGGGTTCGCGGGCGGTGCGGGCGGCGGCGCGGGTGCCGGCGCCGGCGGCTCAGGTGGCAGCAATGGCGGCAACGCCGCGGCGAATACCGGCTCTGGCGGAGGTGGCGGCGGAAATTTTGAAGGAAAGGGCGGCAACGGTGGTTCGGGTATTGTTGTGATCCGTTATCACACTCCCAACTCGACGCCCTCGCGGTTGGTTCTCTCTCTGAGCGGGCCGACGCTATCCTACAATTCGACCTACCAGCACTACGTGCTGTGGTCGGAAAACCCGATCACCTTCACGTCCACGCTGCAGGACACTGAAGGAGGCCTCGTCGATCACACCCTTCGCTATCAGCAAGTGACCGGAGCCAATCCGATCGACGCCCAATGGGTGGTCATGGGCAACCATACGCCCAGCAATCCGTTCAACAGCACCAAGCAGGCGACGATAACCATACAGACTCCGGGACGTTGGGACTTCAATTCCTTCGGACACGACGGCGTCAACTCACATCCGGGCGACTCGCTCACGGTATGGGTCTACGGTAATACCAATGCGGCTAATTTTGTCAGCCAGACGATCAACGGCCAAGAGATCACGGGCTCGACGTTAACGCTCGGTTCCGGCGACGCGGGCGGCGTGGGCACTGCCGTGATCAAGATGCGCAATACGGGAAGCAAGCCGTGGCAGAAGGTCGATGCTCAATTCAACACGCCCCATCGCCTGCGCGCCATCGGGCCGCAGCCCACTGTTTGGGGTGGCACGGCCGGTCTCACTCGCGAAATGACCGAAGCGCAAGTCGATCCACAGTCGTTCCCCGGCGACAACGATACCGCGACTTTCAATTTCACTTTCCCGATCCCGCAGACCCCCGGGCAGTATGTTTACCAGTGGAAGATGGTCGAAGATGGCGTCCCGGGCGACCCGTTCTTCGAGTCTGCGACACCGCTGTTGACGATTACGGTGGTCGACACCACCGCCCCGACGCTTCCGGCATACACCGCCTCGCCTGTCAGCGGGCGAACTGATACCGGATTCACGCTGTCATGGAATGCGTCGACCGACAACGTAGGCGTCACCGGTTACGAAGCGAGTATTGCGCGGGCAGACCAGCCGAATCAACCGCTGCAGACTTTGTCAATTGGCGCGCCTGGCACGACCGCGGCCTTCACGGGACTGCTGCAGGACACGGAATATGTTGCGCGAGTGCGCGCGCGCGACGCGGCGGGTAACTGGTCCGCGTGGACAAACACACAGTCGGTCCGCACCCGCCTCAACCCCCTCGGGGATTTCGATGGCGATGGCATGTTGAACGGGTGGGAGGAGGATAACGGGCTGAATCCGAAGAGCGCGTCCGATGCGTTCGTGGACGGGGACGGTGATGGCTTCACCAATGTCGCCGAGTCCAATCTAGGCAAAAATCCCAATGTTTACGACGCCGGCACCAGCACGCTTGGTAACACTATTCCTGGCGGATGGGATATCGCCGACGCGCGCCCCTCGGTTGCCGTTGGAGCCACCAAGGGCGATCTCAACGTCGATAAATCCGGGGCGCTGACGTATTCAGTGCCGATCTGGGTTACACCGGGCACGGCAGGCATGCAGCCGCAGGTGAGCCTGAACTATTCCAGCCAGGCGGGCGTGGGCATCGCCGGCTTTGGCTGGTCGCTGGGCGGCGTTTCGGCGATCACGCGGGGGCCGCAGACCAAGATGATCGATGGGCGCAACAAGGGCGTCACCTTGACCGCCGATGATCGTTTCTATTTGGACGGCCAGCGACTGCTCGCGATTAGCGGAACCTACGGTTACGCCAATACGGAGTATCGGACCGAACTCGACTCCATATCCAAGATCGTCTCTTACGGCAGTCGCGGCACCGGTCCGGCCTACTTCAAGGTGTGGACCAAAGCGGGACTGATCATCGAATTCGGCAACTCGGACGACTCCGCCTTCGACGCTTGGGGCAAGTCCGAGGTGATGTCGTGGAATGTGAGCCGGATCAGCGACACGAAGGGCAATTACATGACCTTCGTGTATACCGAAGACGCGGCGAATGGCGTGCATCGACTCGCACAAATCAACTACACGGGCAACGGCTCGGTGACACCCTACGCCTCCGTGCGCTTCGAATATGAGAACCGGTCCGATTGGTCGTCAGGCTACATCGCCGGTTCGCCGGTCTCGAACCTCGTGCGTTTGAAGCGCATCAAGTCCTGCTTCGGCGAATCTGTCGCGCGCACCTACACGCTCGACTATCTCGAGCGCCAATTCACCGGCCGTTCACTGCTCGCGTCGATTACCGAGGCGGGCGCGGATGGGAAAGCTTACCCTCCGCTCAATTTCAGCTACAACGAAAACGATTCGGGATGGCAGGAGGTTAATAACTTCCTGCCCCCCTATTTCCTGGCGGACAACGCCAATGGCGGGAAGCCGGCGGGTTCCGGCTTTGTCGATCTCGACGGCGACGGGCGCGTCGACTTTGTGGCCAAGCGCGAGAACAGCAGCGGCACCGTTTGGGCGAACTACGCCAAGCGCAATACCGGTTCCGGCTGGGTCGATGCCTCCGGTTTCCTGCTTCCGTTCCGTCTCGCCAACCAAGACGAAGCGGACGATCAAGGCAGCCGTTTCGTCGATCTCAACGGCGATGGGCTGATCGATTTCGTCTGGAGCAAACAAGCTTCCGGCGGCAGGAACCAGGGCAGCGGCGCTGTCCTCAACACCGGCGTGGATTGGCAAGCGGCGCCGCAATGGGCGCTGCCCGCGCCGATCGCGCGCGACACCTTCGGACATCGCAGCGGCCGATTCCTGGACGTCAACGGCGACGGTCGCGTTGACTTCGTCGCGTTCTTTGGGACTGCGGGCTACAAGGTCTGGGTTTACCTCAATAATGGCAACGGCTGGACGTTCGATGCGGGTTACAGCTCGATCGCGATTCCCACCAGCGACGACAACCTCGGCAACTATCGCCCGCGCTTCATCGATCTCAACGGCGACGGTCTCGTCGATATCGCGGCGCATTTCCTCGCGGCCGACGGCATCCACCTCACGCAGGCATGGCTCAACACCGGTAGCGGATGGACTTCCGCCCCTTCGTTCCAGCCCCCCGAGATTTTGGATAGCTCAGAGCAAAAGGCCGCTGGTTCCGAGTTCGCCGACGTCAATGGCGACGGATTGCCCGACGTCGTGTGGTATCGAGAGATATCTGGCGGCATGCGGCGCGGCGTGGCCATCAACACCGGCACGCAGTTCGTGCAAAGCACGGGGTATTTTGACGCCTTCGCTCCTCCATCGCCCCTGTCGCGCGACGGTGCTTTCAATGCCGGCTCTGCTTTCATCGACGTCAACGCCGACGGCATCGCGGACTTGCTGACCTGCCGGCAGTTCACCGGCACCGAGCCCGTCCAGCGCGAGGTGCAGTTTGGCAATGGCCATGGCTGGGCGTGGGCCGGCACCGGCCATCCTGCGGGCCTCCCGTATCTGCTGCTGCAAGGCACGACCAATGCCGGTGTCGCTCAAGTCGGCGCGGACTTCGTCGACCTCAATGGCGACGGCGTGGTCGACGTGCTTTGGTATCGCCGTCACTCCGACAATTCCACCTTCGGGAGCGCGCAGATCAACAAAGCGCGCCCCACCGCGGATCGGATGAGCAGCGTCAGCAACGGCCTCGGTGTAGTGGCCAACATCACCTACGACTCCCTGATGAACCCCGCCGTCTATACCAAGGCGGCGAACAACGACGACTTGGCCGATACCTACCCCGACACCACGGAACGCGCGAAGGTTCTCAACGTGATCGGGCCCATGTATGTGGTGAGCGTGGTCAGCCACGAGGCCGGCGGCGGTGTCTGGCACAACTTCGAATACAGCTACGCCAACCTGCGCACGCACCGCGACCGCGGCAGCCTCGGCTTCGGCCGGATGAAAATTAAGAACAACACCACTGACGTCCGCACGATCACGACGTTCCGTCAGGACTACCCGTTCGTCGGCCAAGCGAGCTACGCCAAGGTCACCCGTGTCAACGACGCCGGCCCGCTGCTCAGCGAGTCGACAACGACCTGGGCCGAGAAGCAGCTTAACACCGGTGCGGCGTATCCGACCCGGCTCCTCTACGCTACGACCGTGGTGCAGAAGACCTACGACGTCGGCACCCAAAGCAACTACCTTACCACGACGACCACCAGCGGAGTGCCCGATGACTACGGCAACGTTGGCACTATCACCGTCGGCACGTCAGATGGCTTCACCAAGACGACGACCAGCACCTACCTCACTGCGGATACCACCCGCTGGATCCTCGGCCGGCTCGACACTGCGACGGTGACGTCCACTGGACCTTCGGGCTACACGGCGGTCACCCGCGCGTCCTCGTTCACCTACGATGCCGATGGATTGCTCAAGACCGAGTCCGTGCAGCCCGGCGACTTCACCTACGGCGTCACCACCCAATACGACTACGATTCCTTCGGCAACAAGACGAAGGTCTGGGTGATCAACACCGACCGCTCGGTCGACTCCAGCGGCAACTACGTGCTCGGCGGGCCCACGTGGCGCACGACCGAGACCGCTTACGACTCCAACGGGCGCTTCCCGGTTTGGACCAAGAACGCCCTTGGCCACCAGGAGAACTACACGAATTACGACCAGTCGCTCGGTGTCCTGAAATCGATGACCGGCGCGAACGATCTCCCTACCGACTGGTCCTACGACGGCTTCGGCCGCAAGCTGCTCGAGGTTCGCGCCGACGGCACTCAGACGATCACCACCTACAAATGGGTCAGCGGCTACCTCGCCGACGCGACCTATTGCGCCGAGACCGAATCCACCGGCACCGCGCCCGCTCGCGTGATCTACGACAAATACGGCCGCGCGCGCTGGTCCCAGGCCATCAACGGCGATGGCAAGATCGTCTACCAGCAGACGACCTATGACTCGCTGGGCCACGTGAGCGGATCCTCTGTGCCGTATTTCAACAACGGTTCGACGATCCACTGGACGTCCACGACCTACGACCTGCTCGATCGCCCGCTCACCGTCACCACCCCGGACGATGAGAACGGCACGCAGACCACCACCTACGCCTACAGCAACTTCACCACGACCGCGACCGACCCGAAAGGCCGCGTCAGCGAGACGGTGAAAAATTCGCAGGGATGGACCCTCTCGAACACCCGCAACAAGAACGCGGCCGGCAGCGCCCCTGCCACCACCGTCACCTATAGTTACGACGCCATCGGCAATCTCCTCTCCACGAACGCCGCCGGCGCCATCACCACGCTCACCTACGACATTCGCGGGCGGAAGACCTCCATGGTCGATCCGGACATGGGCACGTGGCATTACCGCTATAACGGCTTCGGCGAACTCATTTGGCAGAAAGACGCCAAGGGTCAGATCGTCACGCTCAGCTACGACGCCCTCGGGCGCATGAACAGCCGCGTCGAGCCGGAAGGCACCACCACGTGGAACTACGATTCCGCCACCCGCCCCGGCACGTCGGCTTGGCGCGGCAAGCTCGCCAGCGTCACCGCCCCCGGCGGCTACACCGAGACCTACGACTACGACAGCCTCGGCCGCCCCTCCACCACGTGGCGCACCGTCCCCGGCTCGCCGTTCTCCGGCACCGAGTCGCGCTACTTCGTCACCCAGACCTACGACAGCGCCGGCCGCCCCGCGACGACGATCTACCCGACGCAGTTCCGCACGCGCAACGTCTACAACCAGTTCGGCTACCTCAAGGAGGTCCGCCAATACCTCGCCTCCGACAACGGCAAAGCCAACAGCCAGCTCCAAGGCTTCATCTACTGGATGGCCGACAGCTACGACTCCGCCGGGCGCGTCAACGGTGAGCTCTACGGCAACGGCCTCGCCAACGACCGTTTCTACTCCGCCGCCACCGGTCGCCTGCGCACCGCCGCGATCGGCCGCGGCACCGAGACCGCCGCGCCCTACAGCATCCAGTATCTCCAGTATACCTACGACCAGGTCGGCAACGTCCTCACACGCTCCGACGGCCCCACCGCGCGCAGCGAGACGTTCGCATACGACGGTCTCGACCGCCTGCTCACGCACACCCTGAGCATCAGCGGCACCGCGCAGGCCACCGTCAGCGTCACCTACGACGCGCAAGGCAACATCACGTCGAAGTCCGACGCCGCCACGACCTACACCTACGGCTCATCCCGCCCGCACGCCGTCACCGCCGTCTCCGGCGGCGCCCTCGGCTCCCAGAGCTACGGCTACGATGACAACGGCAACATGACCTCCGGCGGCGGACGCACGATCACGTGGACGTCCTTCAACCAACTGCTCCGCGCCGACATGACCGGCGGCAAGTTCAGCGAGTTCGCCTTCGGCGCCGGCCACGAACGCGTGAAACAGACCTCCAATCTCGGCACGACGACCTACATCGGCGCGCTCTTCGAGCGCTTCACGCCCACCGGCTCCGGCGCGATCACCGAGGACAAGCACTACATCTTCACGCCCACCGGCCGCGTCGCCGTCGTCACGCAACGCTCGAACATGACCAGCGACACCCGCTGGTTCCACACCGACGGCCTCGGCTCGATCACCGCCGTCACTAACGAGGCCGGCGCCATCGTGAAACGCTTCGCCTTCGACGCGTGGGGCAAGCGCGTGGCGCCCTCGACCAACGGCGTCATCACGACCAACGCCAGCACCGGCACGACCGCCAGCGGCGGCTTCACCCGCGGCTACACCGACCACGAGCAACTCGACGACCTCGGTCTCATCCACATGAACGGGCGGGTCTACGACCCGGTGCTGGGAAGGTTCCTCAGCGCGGATCCCTACATCGATGGGGCTTACGATTCGCAGAGCTACAACAGGTATAGCTACGTTAACAACAACCCGCTCAGTCACACCGATCCCAGCGGTTACTTTAAGCTCAAGGATGCGCTCAAGATCGTCGCCATCGTCGTTGTAGGCGTCGTGACTGCCGGTGCCGGGTTAGTCGCCATCGGCGCAGCAAGTAGTCTGTGGGCGGGGATGGGCATGGTAGCCACGATGAGTTTCGGCACCGGCTGGGCCGGATTTGCTGCCGCCGTGACAGC